The segment TACTCCCGGGAAATCCAGAGCGGATCGACAAGATCGTCGCCCACTGGGACGAGTACGAGGAGCAGGCGTCCCACCGGGAGTACCGGACCGCGACCGGCACCTACGAGGAGACGCCGATTTCGGTGACCTCGACGGGGATCGGCGGGCCGTCGGCGGCGATCGCGGTCGAGGAACTCGCCCGCGTCGGCGCGGAGACGTTCATTCGCGTCGGTTCCTGCGGCGCGTTACAGGAAGAGATGGCGGTCGGCGACTTGGTAATCACGACGGGTGGCGTTCGCCAGGAGGGCACCAGCGACGAGTACGTCCGCGAGGACTATCCCGCGAGCGCCGACTACGAGGTCGTCTGCGCGCTCGTCGCCGCCGCGGAGCGACTCGGCTACGACTACCACACCGGCGTCACGATGAGCGCCGACGCCTTCTACCCGGGACAGGGCCGGCCGGGGTTCGAGGGCTTCGAAGCCGCCGGCTCGACGGAGTTAGTCGACGAACTCCGGGAAGCGAACGTGAAAAACATCGAGATGGAAGCCAGCGCGATCATGACGATCGCCTCGATTTACGGGCTCCGCGCCGGAGCCGTCTGTTCGGTCTACGCCAACCGGGAGACCGGCGAGTTCCGAACCGAAGGCGAGTCCAGATCCGCCGAGACAGCCTCGCTGGCGACGCATCTGCTGGCGAAAATGGACGCGGTGAAACGCGAGGCCGGTGCGGATCGGTGGCACGCGGGGCTCAGCCTCGAGTGATCTCGGATCCGAGTGATCTCGAGTGCGGAAAAGTAGCGTTCTTCTCGGCGGGCTCAGCCCCGGATTCGGACGACGCCTTCCTCGAACACGCGCCTGTTCGGCACGATGAACTCCTCGGAGTCGTCTTCGATCTTCGTGACGAACAGATCGACCTCCTGGACGATACCGGACTGGTCGCCGATCCGCACCCGGTCGCCGATGCTGTAGGGTTGGTTCAACAGGAGGTAGATACCCGCGGCGCTCGAGACGAGGAAATCTTTGAACGCGTACCCGCCGACGATGACGATTCCGACGGTGTAGACGGCGAGCAGGATGAGCAGGGCGAAGACGTGCACGCCGATCTGGTCCAGCGCGATGATGAAGGCGATGTACAGCACTGAGTACTTCACGACCTTCGGAATGATGGAAACCTCCGGGAGTTTGACGCCGCGGAGGTATTCGCTGACGACCAACTCGGCCTTGTCGGCGACGATGAATCCGAGAATCAGCACGAAGACGGCGATAAAGACCTGCGGAATGAATCGAATGATGCTCGCCCAGAACGCGTCGGTCGAGAGCAGTTCGGCGATGTGGATCGCGGTGAGGACCGAGATGCCGTAGATAAACCACGAACTGATCCGCGCGACGATCTCGACCGTCGACGTGCCGAGGCTCTGTGCCGTCCGCTCGAACGGGGTTCCTTCGACGGCGTCGGTGACGCCCGCCGCCCCGAGCAGTTCCTTGTTGAGTTTGCCGACGAGGTAGCCGACGACGAGACCGAGCGCGAGCACTGCGACGGCGATGATCGCCGGCTCGTCGACGAACGTCTGCAACTCCATATCAGTACGCCTCCGGATCGACCTCGATCAGCAACTCGCCACCTTTGAACGCCCGTACCATGCCGTCGCTTTCGGAAAGCGCGATCGCGATCGCGTTCGTGTCCCTGGTGATCGCCCCGCCCGCCATGTGTCTGGCTCCGAGTCCTTTCGGGATGTCGACGCCCTCCGCCGACGGCTCGAGGTACCGGTAGGCCGAGACGATCTTGCCCGAATCGGAGATGACGAACGCGCCGTCGAGACGGGAGAACTCCTTTAGCATCACGCTCACGATCGGGTCGCCGACGTGGACGTGGGACTTCTCGAAGGGGTTGTACGAGAGCGGCCGGGACTTGTTCATCACCTTACCGGCGTCGCCGACGACGAACAACGCGCCGACGGGTTTGCCCTTCTGGCCTTTCTTGCCGAGTTCGACCGCCAGCTCGAGCACCGCTTTGATCACTTCCGGATCCGCGCGCGACCGCGAAAACAGGTCGTAGATACCCATCTTCGAGTCCGCGTCCGCTCGGACGCGCGAGACGGTGTCGATACCGTCGCTGAAGACGCTCGTCGCACACGCGAGGACGTCGCCGTCCTCGATGATTCCCTGTTCTAACGCGCCCTCGAGACCGAAGGCGATCCGCTCCGTGACGTCTTCGAACTCGAGTGGCAGTTCGACGAACGTCTCCGCACTCACGACGTTTTCCGTGCCGACGACGATGACGTCCACGTCATCGATCGACGAAAAGCGCTCGTAGTACGACCCGCTCGGCCCGAAGAGCACGACGGCATCGACACCCGAGAAGATGTCCCCGAACACGTCGTCAAGTCCGTCCATTACTCCTAGAAGTCGTTCGTGATCGAATAAACGTTGTGGGCTTGAACGGGTGAGAATAGTCGACATACGTTCCGGGCGGAGTTGCGTATCGAGAAACCGCGGAAAACACTTATGATGGACATCCAACAGTATTCCGTATGGTCCACACGTATCGATCGGAGCGGCTCGTGCCGCCGTCGACTTGGTCGACGATTCGCGATCGATCCCTCGAGTTGCTGCTCGCGATCTCGCTCGCCCTCGGAGCGGCGTCACTGATCGTGCTTTCGACAGGCAATCCGGAAGCCATCGCGATGATCGCCGGAGCGAGCTTTTGTCTCATCGCTGGCGGGCTCGCGACGGTTCGACTCCTCGAGTCCCTCGAGGCCGACGGCGTTCCAGGCTTGGAGTGATCGGTAGTGGATGCGGACAGCAGCCCAAACTAGCCGATTTCGAGACGGGGTCGGCGCTCGAGCGAACCGATCTCAGAACCCTTTTTCCCGGCCGCACGCAATCGTTTTGTATGATCGATCTCATCATCGCGGCGCTCGGTCCCGTCGTGATCGGTGCCCTCTCGGTGCTCGTCTACTGGGACGCGAGACGGGTTGGCGTCGCCTGGCCGCCGGTCTGGGCCGTGGTCATGTTCCTGACGGGAATGACGGGCCTCGGACTCTTCATGTTCGTGCCGTCGGTGCCGATTCCCGGACTGCTCGTCATCCTCCTCCTGGGACCGATCCTCTACGCGTTCGAGCGGGACGACACCAGACACAGCGACGAACCGGCGGACCCGCACACGCTCGCTGGCGCAGGGACGGCTGGCGATGATCGTAGGTCGGACGAGGGCGATTCGATCTCCAACGGCGGTGACCGCGACGGCGGTGATCGCGGCGATGACAGGCGTTCCTCGAGCGACGACGGCTCGAACGGCGCGAGTGGTACCGGAATATCCGACGAGATAGGCCAGGAGCCGGTCGATTCCGACGAGTACGCCGAGAGACGATAACCGATTTCGGTCGCGTTTCACTCGATTCTGCGGTCCCGAGTTACCACTGCTGGTGGACGTGCTCGTAGACCGTCCGTTCGTAGACGTCGCGAACGGCGCCGTGCGTCTGGTTCGAAAGCGAGTCGAGCGACGACACCGCGACGTTGTCCCGAATGTGCTCGGGCGAACTCGAGCCGGGAATCACCGTCGAGACGGCGTCGTGGTCGAGGATCCAGCGCAGGGAAAACTGCGCGGTCGTCATTCCGGCCGGCACGTGGTCTTCGATCCGATCGACGGCCTCGAGCCCTCGCTCGAACGGAAGCCCGCTGAAGGTCTCGCCGCGGTCGAACGCCTCGCCCTCGCGGTTGAAGTTTCGGTGATCGCTCTCGTCGAACTCCGTCTCCGCCGAGAGCGCGCCGGTCAACAGTCCGGACGCCAGCGGCACGCGGACGATAACCCCGATATCGCGCCGTTTGGCCTCCTCGAAGAACAGCTCCGCGGGGCGCTGTCGGAGCGGGTTGAAGATGATCTGGATCGTCTCGACGCAGGGGTACTCGATCGCTTTCAGCGCCTCCTCGACCTTCTCGACGCTCACGCCGACGTAGTCGATTTTCCCGTCCTCGACGAGCGCCTCCATCGCGTCGAACACGCGCGGCTGATAGTACGCCGGCGTCGGCGGGCAGTGTAGCTGGACCAGATCGAGCGTGTCCGCACCCAGATTTTCCCGCGACCGGTCGACGTGTTCCTCGAGGGTCTCGGCGGTGTAGCCCGCGGCCTCGTGGGGATCGATCCGACGGCCGACTTTGGTCGCTACGGTCACGTCCTCGGAGTCGTCCCACTCCTCGAGTACGTCGGCGATATACTGCTCGCTCGCGCCATCGCCGTAGACGTCCGCGGTATCGAGGAAGGTCACGCCCTCCTCGAGGGCCGTCCGGACTGCCGTTCGGGCCTCCTCGCTCGAGACTTCGCCCCAGTCGGAGCCGATGTTCCACGTGCCGAGGCCGACTTCCGTTACGTCCAGATCCGTCGAACCGAGTCGTCGCTGCTCCATACGCTATCGTTGGCGAGGAGGTATTTGACTCTGTTTGACTCGCCGACAGCGTGACGGGACCTACTCGAACCAGCAGACGACGGTTCACTCGCCTCACCGTCTGTCCGTCCGTGAAACTCTCGAGTTTGAGACTACCCGAGGGCACTGGCTGTGTTTGCCACCGGTGTGATGGCTCTGGCGATGCGTATCGCTCGAGAATGTGGCGCGGGGACCGGATTCAAATCTCGCCGAGACGGTCCGGGCTTGTGGCCTCGCTTCGCTCGGCCATTCCGGGCTGTGACCCGTCTGTCTCGAACCGGTCATTCGATTGCTGCCGCTCGCGGATTTGTTCGCGGACAATGCGCGGGACCGGATTCGAACCACGCGAAGACGTGCTCGCTACGCTGCGCGCGACTTCTCTACTTCGAATCCGTATTGGCGATGCTTCTCCTCGCGAAATTGCTCGGAGAAGCATGCGCGGGACCGGATTCGAACCGCGAGGACTTCGCTTCGCTCGTCCTCTGGGCCGCGAATCCGCTCCTGCTCCTTCACTCGTTTTCTCGCTGCGCTCGAAAACTCGTTCAGTGCGCGGGACCGGATTCGAACCGGCGGACCCCTACGGGACAGCGTCCTAAGCGCTGCGCCGTTGGCCTAGCTTGGCTACCCGCGCGCAGGCTACCGTTCCCACGATTCGAGTAAGAACCTGTCGATCCCATCGAGTCTCCGGTTGCCGATCCCGATCAGTCGTGAATCAGCGGCTCTTCGGGAGACCAATCCGGTGGAACGATGAAGGTCACGTGCTCCGAATCCCGCAACTGGTGTAGCTCCGCCGCCTGTTCGGCCAGCGATCGGTCTCGGTAGGGCATCTCGAGGCCGCAGCC is part of the Halostagnicola kamekurae genome and harbors:
- a CDS encoding nucleoside phosphorylase, with protein sequence MAGHSEDPNADRQYHLEVGPADVADTVLLPGNPERIDKIVAHWDEYEEQASHREYRTATGTYEETPISVTSTGIGGPSAAIAVEELARVGAETFIRVGSCGALQEEMAVGDLVITTGGVRQEGTSDEYVREDYPASADYEVVCALVAAAERLGYDYHTGVTMSADAFYPGQGRPGFEGFEAAGSTELVDELREANVKNIEMEASAIMTIASIYGLRAGAVCSVYANRETGEFRTEGESRSAETASLATHLLAKMDAVKREAGADRWHAGLSLE
- a CDS encoding mechanosensitive ion channel domain-containing protein, which translates into the protein MELQTFVDEPAIIAVAVLALGLVVGYLVGKLNKELLGAAGVTDAVEGTPFERTAQSLGTSTVEIVARISSWFIYGISVLTAIHIAELLSTDAFWASIIRFIPQVFIAVFVLILGFIVADKAELVVSEYLRGVKLPEVSIIPKVVKYSVLYIAFIIALDQIGVHVFALLILLAVYTVGIVIVGGYAFKDFLVSSAAGIYLLLNQPYSIGDRVRIGDQSGIVQEVDLFVTKIEDDSEEFIVPNRRVFEEGVVRIRG
- the dacZ gene encoding diadenylate cyclase DacZ, which codes for MDGLDDVFGDIFSGVDAVVLFGPSGSYYERFSSIDDVDVIVVGTENVVSAETFVELPLEFEDVTERIAFGLEGALEQGIIEDGDVLACATSVFSDGIDTVSRVRADADSKMGIYDLFSRSRADPEVIKAVLELAVELGKKGQKGKPVGALFVVGDAGKVMNKSRPLSYNPFEKSHVHVGDPIVSVMLKEFSRLDGAFVISDSGKIVSAYRYLEPSAEGVDIPKGLGARHMAGGAITRDTNAIAIALSESDGMVRAFKGGELLIEVDPEAY
- a CDS encoding aldo/keto reductase, with translation MEQRRLGSTDLDVTEVGLGTWNIGSDWGEVSSEEARTAVRTALEEGVTFLDTADVYGDGASEQYIADVLEEWDDSEDVTVATKVGRRIDPHEAAGYTAETLEEHVDRSRENLGADTLDLVQLHCPPTPAYYQPRVFDAMEALVEDGKIDYVGVSVEKVEEALKAIEYPCVETIQIIFNPLRQRPAELFFEEAKRRDIGVIVRVPLASGLLTGALSAETEFDESDHRNFNREGEAFDRGETFSGLPFERGLEAVDRIEDHVPAGMTTAQFSLRWILDHDAVSTVIPGSSSPEHIRDNVAVSSLDSLSNQTHGAVRDVYERTVYEHVHQQW